One Cheilinus undulatus linkage group 22, ASM1832078v1, whole genome shotgun sequence DNA window includes the following coding sequences:
- the LOC121504557 gene encoding insulin receptor substrate 2-B codes for MANFTNYQEGKAAMLMVETQQRDVGTKSAAAATANGDGSVGEPPSPLINISGGTGGGGGGSRFHLPPSNHLHHQHLSHHQQQHHHYQLAPQQQHLSGENIAESPGRKASYQVHAAEDPAAAASPAACSSSSSSGHVYAAVNVASTSDVVDDIRKCGYLRKQKHGHKRFFVLRAASHLGPSRLEYYDSEKKFRNSLRSAAAAAASGGAVAPSPPKRVIYLYQCFTVNKRADSKNKHLIALYTKDEYFAIVAENEQEQEDWYVAVSELMSEGKKGHLDSDDLDDGYGTVTPGTVFKEVWQVNVKPKGLGQTKNLTGVYRLCLSTKTIHLVKLNSETPCVNLQLMNIRRCGHSESFFFIEVGRSSSIGPGEIWMQVDDSVVAQNMHETILETMKALKAFAEFRPRSKSQSSGSNPMPFITTRRHLGNLPPSQTGLQRRSRTESVVGTPPSSKSSGASGYRFRTSSEGEGTMNRPFRSATGSLVHLNSTRAHHGRQDGAGSSSGGGVATGNAGTSTGSGRYVRAIPGTSSTYHARSASLPVSHFPSTTSPVSVSSSSGHGSVSDTLTRPSSASICGSPSDGGFNSSDEYGSSPGDFRYFRVRSNTPDSLGNTPPIREENCLNDYMAMGWNREVFGTSGGSGNNSGADTPRDESTSTTEDERLSSSSSLRRRTHSFSRPAGGATGGSGVAVYQKMTQTNFSLDEGSDVVLPFGSGLLRGGPSSSSSSLRSDYSSCSEHSQQSRPSTLSRTEASGERPPLSSSSAKEDSGYMPMMCGVAASPRDTPPDYMPMQPSSYSHPISHSPQFHSPALGPRSAHHHPQLQSQSSTDSHGYMMMLPGGSGSSPSPGQASPSPHSMAGASGTESIAERPENGEYMDMSYSSCGGRKFSNEGYYTPGTPESTPKSYSPYFSLPRSYKTPTRERDEKEYGEYVPMSSPAKPVFSSVATPEKRSGASSSTSTPSHPPPPYGAHHTTAAMTDRRVVRPNRLPLGRRSFHGPLRVSEPSTASTGTSTSVPATVSSSEGPSSPGEYINIEFGDHYPLQQQPPAYPHSIEDETPSLGSSDHRHSPPQPQTHQDYMSVEVGADQQDSAGCLGKNQSPRPSLVAPWNPPSYIRPLASNPGALASPGVPTGGHWRSMGDDYTDMTFNLSRGDRAQTSPTAMLQHLCVIEGHYGHTTSASSSSISPPLPPSSPSRVSTHQPEPKVVRADPQGRRRHSSETFSSTSSSNSTPSGGGPSSSSTHPSQVNPLASNGSYLQEGQAPRWASSASFDSVWVSVEGLGDSTAHHAPTRALEMGSTSGTSASSSSSGVGGARMCRNMSVGYQNGLNYIALELREDGSNTGAGSSNGSSTVAAVAAAAGTVPLPENGAYASIDFTKSDGVTTTTKD; via the coding sequence ATGGCGAATTTCACGAATTACCAGGAAGGTAAGGCAGCGATGTTGATGGTGGAGACGCAGCAGAGGGACGTGGGGACGAAATCTGCGGCCGCTGCCACCGCAAACGGGGACGGCTCGGTCGGGGAACCCCCTTCCCCGTTAATTAATATCAGCGGCggtacaggaggaggaggaggcggctCTCGTTTCCATCTACCGCCCTCCAACCACCTCCACCATCAGCACCTCAGCCACCATCAACAGCAGCACCACCACTACCAACTGGCGCCGCAGCAGCAGCATCTTTCCGGGGAAAACATCGCAGAGTCCCCGGGCAGGAAAGCCTCCTACCAGGTACACGCCGCCGAGGACCCCGCCGCTGCCGCTTCTCCTGCCgcttgcagcagcagcagcagcagcggccaTGTATACGCGGCTGTGAATGTCGCCAGTACCTCGGACGTTGTGGATGATATTCGCAAATGTGGCTATCTGagaaagcaaaaacatggaCATAAGCGTTTTTTCGTGCTCAGGGCGGCCAGTCACCTCGGGCCAAGCCGCCTGGAATACTACGACAGCGAGAAGAAATTCAGGAACAGCCTGCGCTCTGCTGCCGCGGCCGCCGCCAGCGGTGGAGCGGTCGCCCCTTCTCCCCCGAAAAGGGTTATTTACCTCTACCAGTGCTTCACGGTGAACAAAAGGGCGGATTCCAAAAACAAACACCTCATTGCCCTTTATACTAAGGACGAGTATTTTGCTATTGTGGCTGAAAACGAGCAGGAGCAAGAGGACTGGTATGTAGCTGTCAGTGAGTTGATGAGTGAGGGTAAAAAAGGGCACTTGGATTCAGATGATTTAGATGATGGATATGGTACTGTAACTCCTGGTACTGTTTTTAAGGAGGTGTGGCAGGTGAATGTGAAACCTAAAGGACTGGGTCAAACAAAAAACCTCACAGGTGTTTACCGGCTATGCCTCTCTACTAAAACCATACACCTCGTAAAGTTGAACTCTGAAACCCCATGTGTTAACCTTCAACTTATGAATATCAGACGTTGTGGACATTCTGAAAGCTTTTTCTTCATTGAAGTGGGCCGTTCCTCCTCTATCGGGCCTGGAGAGATATGGATGCAAGTGGATGACTCTGTTGTGGCCCAAAATATGCATGAGACCATACTGGAGACGATGAAAGCCTTGAAAGCTTTTGCAGAGTTCAGACCAAGGAGTAAGAGCCAATCATCCGGCTCTAACCCGATGCCATTTATCACAACGCGGCGCCACCTGGGCAACCTGCCACCAAGCCAGACCGGACTGCAGAGACGGTCGAGGACAGAGTCTGTTGTCGGCACGCCACCTTCAAGTAAAAGCTCTGGTGCCAGCGGCTATCGCTTTCGAACATCTAGTGAGGGCGAGGGGACGATGAACCGACCTTTCCGCTCCGCCACAGGAAGTCTGGTTCACCTTAACTCAACACGTGCCCACCATGGTCGCCAGGACGGGGCAGGGAGCAGCAGTGGAGGTGGTGTTGCTACAGGAAATGCTGGCACGAGCACAGGAAGTGGGCGCTACGTCAGAGCCATCCCTGGCACATCGTCCACCTACCACGCCCGCTCCGCCTCGCTGCCAGTCTCTCATTTCCCCTCAACCACCAGCCCAGTAAGCGTCTCCTCCAGCAGCGGCCACGGCTCAGTCTCTGACACCCTCACACGCCCTTCAAGCGCTTCAATATGTGGCTCACCATCAGATGGCGGCTTCAACTCCTCAGACGAGTACGGCTCCAGTCCTGGTGACTTCAGGTACTTCCGGGTGAGGAGTAACACACCCGACTCTTTGGGTAAtaccccaccaatcagagaagaGAACTGTCTAAATGATTACATGGCCATGGGCTGGAACAGGGAGGTTTTTGGCACCAGTGGTGGCTCTGGAAACAACAGTGGAGCTGACACGCCACGGGATGAAAGCACATCAACGACAGAGGATGAGCGCTTATCTTCTTCATCATCACTAAGGAGGAGGACTCACTCATTCTCCAGACCTGCTGGCGGAGCGACTGGTGGCTCTGGGGTGGCGGTTTACCAGAAAATGACCCAGACCAACTTCTCTTTGGACGAAGGCTCGGATGTTGTGTTACCATTTGGAAGTGGGCTGCTCCGTGGTGGGCCgtcctcatcctcttcctccctccgcTCTGACTACAGCTCCTGCTCTGAGCACAGCCAGCAGAGCCGTCCTTCTACGCTCTCCCGGACGGAGGCCAGCGGAGAGcgtcctcccctctcctcttcgTCTGCCAAGGAAGACAGCGGCTACATGCCCATGATGTGTGGCGTGGCTGCATCGCCACGGGACACACCTCCTGACTACATGCCTATGCAACCCAGTTCTTACTCCCACCCCATCTCCCACTCCCCTCAATTTCACAGTCCAGCTTTAGGCCCCCGCTCAGCTCACCACCACCCACAACTCCAGTCACAATCCTCCACGGACTCTCACGGCTACATGATGATGCTCCCAGGTGGCAGCGGCAGCTCTCCCTCCCCTGGTCAGGCCTCACCAAGCCCACACAGCATGGCAGGTGCCAGCGGGACTGAAAGCATAGCTGAAAGACCAGAAAATGGGGAGTATATGGACATGTCATACAGCAGTTGTGGGGGGCGTAAGTTCTCAAACGAAGGGTATTACACACCTGGCACACCTGAGAGCACGCCAAAGTCTTACAGCCCCTATTTCTCCCTCCCTCGCTCCTATAAGACCCCCACACGAGAGAGAGATGAGAAAGAGTACGGGGAGTATGTTCCTATGAGTTCTCCTGCCAAACCTGTCTTTTCATCAGTTGCCACACCTGAAAAAAGAAGTGGGGCGAGTAGCAGCACCTCCACTCCTTCTCACCCACCTCCGCCTTATGGAGCTCACCATACGACAGCAGCAATGACTGACAGACGTGTAGTAAGGCCTAACCGTCTCCCTTTAGGTAGGAGAAGTTTTCACGGCCCTCTACGGGTCAGTGAGCCTTCTACAGCATCTACAGGCACCTCCACCTCTGTGCCTGCCACTGTCAGTTCCTCAGAAGGGCCTTCTAGTCCTGGAGAATACATCAACATTGAATTTGGGGATCATTATCCCCTCCAGCAACAGCCCCCTGCTTATCCTCATTCAATAGAAGATGAAACACCTTCCCTGGGGTCCAGCGATCACCGCCACTCCCCTCCACAGCCCCAAACTCACCAGGACTACATGAGTGTGGAAGTGGGCGCAGATCAGCAGGACAGCGCTGGATGTCTGGGTAAAAACCAGTCCCCCAGACCCAGCCTTGTCGCCCCCTGGAACCCACCTAGCTACATCAGACCCCTGGCTAGCAATCCTGGGGCGCTGGCCTCCCCTGGAGTCCCAACTGGAGGTCACTGGAGGTCCATGGGGGATGACTACACAGACATGACTTTCAACCTAAGCAGAGGTGACAGGGCGCAGACAAGCCCCACAGCCATGCTGCAGCACCTCTGTGTCATAGAGGGACATTACGGCCACACCACCTCTGCCTCTTCCTCATCTAtttcccctcctcttcctccgtCGAGCCCGAGCAGGGTGTCGACACACCAACCAGAACCAAAGGTGGTCCGGGCTGACCCTCAAGGCAGGAGAAGACACAGCTCTGAGACattctcctccacctcctcctctaaTTCTACTCCTTCTGGAGGTGGCCCATCATCCTCCTCCACTCACCCCTCCCAAGTCAACCCCTTAGCCTCCAATGGTTCTTACCTACAGGAGGGACAGGCCCCCAGGTGGGCCAGTTCAGCATCTTTTGACAGTGTTTGGGTGTCAGTGGAGGGTCTAGGGGACTCGACAGCCCACCACGCCCCCACGAGAGCTCTAGAGATGGGCTCAACCTCCgggacctcagcctcctcctcctcgtcggGGGTTGGAGGAGCTCGAATGTGCAGGAACATGTCTGTGGGTTACCAGAATGGCCTGAACTACATTGCCTTGGAGCTGAGGGAAGACGGGAGTAACACGGGAGCTGGTAGCAGCAACGGGAGCTCAACGGTGGCAGCAGTGGCAGCGGCGGCGGGGACAGTGCCTCTGCCGGAGAACGGAGCCTACGCCAGTATAGACTTCACCAAATCTGATGGAGTCACTACAACAACAAAGG